A genomic window from Shewanella vesiculosa includes:
- a CDS encoding 2-dehydropantoate 2-reductase, with the protein MRIAIYGAGSTGCYLAGQLCLSGFDVSLICRPTMKQNIIANNGITLSDYQGFLQTVMPPAIITDIDQAPIDIPFDVIFVTLKCHQVSSIAKSLIAITHSDSSIIFMQNGLGSFDSINQSLSHCNLLQGITPFNVLQQPNSRFHKGTEGVFTLQTNHHTQAIQAAMIKQGFGCDLHQNMLPIIYGKLLLNLNNALNALSDLPIKQQLSHYASRRQLARAMTEWLNVCEAADIELHQYTKVKPQWLPLILSLPNMLFTLLAKQMLDIDPKARSSMWQDIKAKRQTEVDFINGAVVKIGKKYGVKTPVNQSIVKQIKQLEQRD; encoded by the coding sequence ATGAGAATTGCAATTTATGGCGCGGGTTCTACTGGCTGCTATTTAGCCGGCCAGCTGTGTTTGTCTGGTTTTGATGTTAGCCTCATTTGCAGGCCGACGATGAAACAAAACATTATCGCCAATAACGGTATTACCTTAAGTGACTACCAAGGCTTTTTACAAACCGTCATGCCACCAGCCATTATCACTGATATCGATCAGGCGCCAATTGACATACCATTTGATGTAATTTTCGTCACCTTAAAGTGCCACCAGGTTAGCAGTATCGCCAAGTCATTAATCGCGATAACTCACAGCGACAGCAGTATTATTTTTATGCAAAATGGCCTCGGCAGCTTCGACAGCATTAACCAGTCTCTAAGTCACTGCAATCTGCTCCAGGGCATCACCCCCTTTAATGTGTTACAACAGCCCAATAGCCGTTTTCATAAAGGTACCGAAGGCGTGTTTACCTTACAGACAAACCATCACACACAGGCAATTCAGGCAGCAATGATTAAACAGGGTTTTGGCTGCGACTTGCATCAAAATATGCTGCCAATAATTTATGGCAAGCTATTGTTAAACCTTAACAATGCATTAAATGCTCTTAGCGACTTACCCATCAAACAGCAACTCAGCCATTATGCTAGCCGTCGGCAACTGGCTCGTGCAATGACAGAATGGTTAAACGTCTGCGAAGCGGCAGACATCGAACTGCATCAATACACTAAGGTTAAACCTCAATGGTTACCGCTAATATTATCGCTACCCAATATGTTATTTACATTATTAGCTAAACAGATGCTCGATATCGATCCCAAAGCTCGTTCTTCTATGTGGCAAGACATCAAGGCGAAACGACAAACCGAAGTCGATTTTATTAATGGTGCTGTAGTTAAAATTGGCAAAAAATATGGCGTAAAAACACCGGTAAATCAATCGATAGTAAAACAAATAAAGCAGTTAGAACAAAGGGATTAA